One Bythopirellula goksoeyrii genomic window, GAAAGAAGAGCAAAGTGCTACTCAAGATCAAGGCTTGCCAAAGGGCGAGAACCCCTTCAAAGGCACTCCGTTTGAAGACTTATTCAATGAAGGGCGCAGGCAACAGCAAGCCGTTCCACACCGCAGCCAAACGGGTATTGGATCGGGTGTGCTAATTCACAAGTCGGGACTCATTCTGACAAATAACCATGTTGTTGATGGTGCCGATCATGTGATTGTCCGACTGCATGATGGTCGCGAATTCAAGGCGGTTGATGTGAAAACGGATCCAAAAACCGACATCGCGATCGTGCGAATCGAATCCGACACGGACTTTCCTTTTGCCAAACTTGGCGATAGCGATGTCGTTGAAATCGGCGACTGGGTTCTTGCCTTGGGGCAGCCCTTTGGACTAGAGAGCACTGTCACTGCGGGGATCATCAGTGCAAAGCATCGCGGCATTGGCATCGCCGCCCGTGAGAATTTTCTGCAGACCGATGCAGCCATCAATCCCGGCAACAGTGGCGGTCCCCTTGTAAACCTGGATGGCAAGGTCATCGGAATCAACACGGCCATTTCCTCTTCAGGGGGAGGGAACGACGGAATCGGATTTGCGATTCCCGTGAACATGGTCAAATGGGTTGGCAAACAACTTGTGGCCGATGGAAAGGTTCGCCGTGCCTACTTGGGTGTTGGCATCCAACCCGTAACTGCCGAATTGGCCAAACAGTTTCATGTTGGTCCGCGTACCGGGGTCCTGATCAACCAAGTCCATGCCGACACACCAGCCGAAAAAGCAGGCCTCCAATCCGGTGACGTCATAGTTGAGTTCTCAGGAAAAGCGATCACCGATCCCCGTGAACTTCAACTCCTCGTCGAATCTGCAGACATGGAGAAGAGCCACTCGTTGAAGGTCATCCGAGATGGCAAGTCGATCGAGTTGTCTCTGCGTCCCGAGGTTTTGCCAGAAGATCTGAGTGCGGCGACTCCAACTCCAAAAGATGCGGAATCCGATCAGCTTGAGGAACTTGGCTTGGCCGTTCAGGAACTGACACCGGAAATTGCAACGCAACTTGGGCTGGAAGGAATCGAGGGTGTTCTCATCGCTGACGTTCGTGATGGCAGCCCGGCCCAACGTGAAGGCCTGGAACCAGGAAACGTGATTACTCATGTAAACCGCCAACAGATCAATAGCAAGAATAAATTGATGTCTGAGTTGAAGTCCGATACCGACGAAGAGGGGGTTCTCCTATTCGTCAGGACGAACATGGGCTCTCGCTACGTAGTTTTGAAGAGTTGAACAAAGCAGCCTAATACTAGCTGCAAGCTAGAAATTCTGCCTGGGCCGGCGATGCTATCCTCCCCCCGCGATGCATCGTCGGCCTTTTTTTGCGCGCGAGCATTGAGAAGACTGCCCTAGAGCGATTATGCTAAAGTCCCGGCAAGTGTTTTTTGCCCCAGACAATAATCTTACTCTACGACATAGTATCATGCTCCCCTCCTCTTCAAATTACGAGAAATATCACAGAGTCTTGTCGCAATCCCCCCTCTTTCACGGATGTGACCATCAGTTTTTGCAAGATCGCCTGCTTCATTTGGAGCCTGTCGAACATTCGCGTGGGGATGTGGTCCTTGAAGCTCAGCAAACAAAGGACACATTCTTCATCGTTGTCAAAGGAAGGGTCAAGCTAGTTAGCCGTGCTGAGGCTAACGAAAGAGAGATCACACTGTTTCTCCTCGGCCCCGGGGAAGCATTCGATGTTGTCAGCTTATTAGACCGCCAAGCACACAACCTTTCTGCCGAAGCCTTGGATGATGTGACGCTTCTCTCAGCACCTACCGAAGAAATTCGCAACTGGATCGCGCATCATCCAGAATTCAACCGAACATTTCTCCCCTATCTGGGCCGTAAGATGTCGATGCTGTCAGAACTCGCCAGCGATCTGACATTGCACGACACAGGAATCCGGCTGGCAAGGCTTATCCTCCGTCACGTCGATCCTGAATCTGCTAATCACGAGGTACAACTGATCAATAATCTGTCCCACGAAGAATTGGCCAATATGATCGGTACTGTGCGAGTGGTCGCCAATCGGCAAATCCAGAATCTCAAGCGTCGAGGTATCATCGACGCTCGTCGGGGTAATCTGGTAGTGAAAGACTTGGATGCATTGATGAAGCAATGCGACTTTACCATCCCAATGCCGCCGAGTGAGGACGACTCTCTTGGAGCGTAGTATCCACATCCCAGTATTGTTTGACGAAGTGATCGAATGGTTGGAGCCCTCTGCGGGGAAGACTTTCGTAGACGGAACACTAGGCGGGGGAGGGCACACCGCTGCCATTGCTGAGCGTGTCGGAGGAGAGGGACTGGTCCTAGCAGTCGATCTCGATCCACTGGCCATAGACCGAGCAGAAACTATCTTGGCCGGCAAGCCTATCAAGCTAGTTCAGGCCAATTACGCGGAAATTCCTGAAGTCCTAGCCCAAGTTGAAATCCCCGTCGTCGATGGCATCCTCCTCGACCTGGGTCTCTCCAGCGATCAACTCGCCGACGGCGAACGCGGCTTTTCGTTCCAGACCGGTGGTCCGCTCGACCTGCGTTTCAATCCCGATGAAGGAGAGTCTGCATCTGAACTTCTTGCCCACATTGGCGAAGACCACCTGGCTGACATCATCTACCGGTACGGAGAGGAACGCTGCAGCCGACGCATCGCCAAAAAAGTAGTAGCCACTCGACGCAAAGCACCGATTCAAACTGCCGAGCAACTAGCCGAGTTAGTTAGAAGTTGTGTGCCACGCAGTCATGTCTCCAAGATCGACCCTGCCACGCGCACGTTCCAGGCGCTGAGAATCGCTGTGAACGGCGAACTCGATTCACTGGAATCAGCGCTGAAGTCACTTCCTGATTGCCTCAAGCCTGGAGGCCGCCTCGCGATCATCAGCTTTCATTCGCTGGAAGATCGCCTCGTCAAACATGCCTTCCGAAGCGACGAACGACTCAAAGTCCTTACCAGAAAACCGATTGCCCCGACCGAAGCAGAAGCTGCTAGCAATCCCCGCGCGCGAAGTGCAAAGATGCGAGTCGCGGAGCGAGTGCTTTCCTAAACATGTTTTGCGAAACCGCTTCGAGAGTTACCTCACCGGCGGAAAATCACTTGGTGAATATCCTACCGGCTTGGAAGCAGTCTCCGCAGGGAAATTCTGTGGCTGCGGAATCATCGACTGAGCCCCCGTCGAGGGATAGTTGGTAGCAGCTGACTGCGAAGGTGGATACATCGGAGTCGGAAGGATATGGTCGTTCGACGCTGGAGCACGCACCGTCGTCGAGGGCATGGAAACCTGAATTCCGTTGCTCAGCTGAGAAACTTGCTCCACTCTGTTGGGAACCGGAACGTTTAGTCCGGCCAGCAAAGTTTTGGCCTCTTCGAACTGAGGGTTCTCTGCCAGTGCTAAGTTCAAATAGGAAACAGCCTCGGCTGACCGTCCTCGTTGCTGAAGCAACACGGCCATATTGTAGTTCGCCACGGCAGGTTTGTAGACGGCCATCATATGCTTAGATGCCAAATCGGGCCGATTCTTCTCAATCCATACTTTGGCGATATTGTTGCGATAGAGTTCCTTGTCAGGTCGCATTCTTACTGCCTGGTCTAGGAGTTGC contains:
- a CDS encoding Crp/Fnr family transcriptional regulator, translating into MSQSPLFHGCDHQFLQDRLLHLEPVEHSRGDVVLEAQQTKDTFFIVVKGRVKLVSRAEANEREITLFLLGPGEAFDVVSLLDRQAHNLSAEALDDVTLLSAPTEEIRNWIAHHPEFNRTFLPYLGRKMSMLSELASDLTLHDTGIRLARLILRHVDPESANHEVQLINNLSHEELANMIGTVRVVANRQIQNLKRRGIIDARRGNLVVKDLDALMKQCDFTIPMPPSEDDSLGA
- the rsmH gene encoding 16S rRNA (cytosine(1402)-N(4))-methyltransferase RsmH, translating into MERSIHIPVLFDEVIEWLEPSAGKTFVDGTLGGGGHTAAIAERVGGEGLVLAVDLDPLAIDRAETILAGKPIKLVQANYAEIPEVLAQVEIPVVDGILLDLGLSSDQLADGERGFSFQTGGPLDLRFNPDEGESASELLAHIGEDHLADIIYRYGEERCSRRIAKKVVATRRKAPIQTAEQLAELVRSCVPRSHVSKIDPATRTFQALRIAVNGELDSLESALKSLPDCLKPGGRLAIISFHSLEDRLVKHAFRSDERLKVLTRKPIAPTEAEAASNPRARSAKMRVAERVLS
- a CDS encoding tetratricopeptide repeat protein — encoded protein: MRSSWKISCTLIALSIGCSTPGFPGSKKASTPNLTTAPVAQTSWTDKVTAPFKSKSPKKSSLDDRTKSDPISFQFGSGPPSAALYLSMAQLSDQGGNASQARAHYQKALSMEPKNTECLLGLARLEDREGNLQVAMQIYQQLVKENPQDAKPLNDLALCHARNGQLDASLQLLDQAVRMRPDKELYRNNIAKVWIEKNRPDLASKHMMAVYKPAVANYNMAVLLQQRGRSAEAVSYLNLALAENPQFEEAKTLLAGLNVPVPNRVEQVSQLSNGIQVSMPSTTVRAPASNDHILPTPMYPPSQSAATNYPSTGAQSMIPQPQNFPAETASKPVGYSPSDFPPVR
- a CDS encoding Do family serine endopeptidase is translated as MNLIAQIRESRITSTVAKLFMVAAVLGVYTTENVSATDTVNPAIAAARDLSGAFRAATGEVMDAVVAIESRKEEQSATQDQGLPKGENPFKGTPFEDLFNEGRRQQQAVPHRSQTGIGSGVLIHKSGLILTNNHVVDGADHVIVRLHDGREFKAVDVKTDPKTDIAIVRIESDTDFPFAKLGDSDVVEIGDWVLALGQPFGLESTVTAGIISAKHRGIGIAARENFLQTDAAINPGNSGGPLVNLDGKVIGINTAISSSGGGNDGIGFAIPVNMVKWVGKQLVADGKVRRAYLGVGIQPVTAELAKQFHVGPRTGVLINQVHADTPAEKAGLQSGDVIVEFSGKAITDPRELQLLVESADMEKSHSLKVIRDGKSIELSLRPEVLPEDLSAATPTPKDAESDQLEELGLAVQELTPEIATQLGLEGIEGVLIADVRDGSPAQREGLEPGNVITHVNRQQINSKNKLMSELKSDTDEEGVLLFVRTNMGSRYVVLKS